The sequence TCGCCGCCCCCACCAGCTTGGCCGCCTCGATATTGCCGGGGCTTTTCACCTGGCTGCGAATATCGGCCTGGACCGTCGCCGCCGCTGCCAAGACTTTCGAGCCATCCGCCGTGGTGATCTGGGCGTAGATGTGCTTCGGTGTCCGGTGCACCGTCAGACGGTGGATGCCCAACCGCCGGATCCGCGCGCGTGCCTTGGCCGCACGGCGCATACGCGATGCTTTCTTGTCCATGTCTACCTCGGTTATTTCTTCTTCGCTTCTTTACGAACCACGTGCTCATCCGCGTAACGGATGCCCTTGCCCTTGTAGGGCTCGGGGGGCCGGAAAGCGCGAATTTCCGCAGCCACCTGACCGACCTTCTGCTTGTCGGCACCCTTGACCACGATTTCCGTCTGACTGGGGGTTTCGATGGTAATGCCTTCGGGCACCTCGTAAACCACCGGATGGGAGAATCCCAAGGTCAGATTCAATTTTCTGCCCTGAACCTGGGCGCGATAACCCACGCCCTGGAGCAGCAGCTTCTTTTCAAAGCCCTGACTGACGCCGGTCACCATGTTGTTGATCAGGGCACGCATGGTCCCGGCCATGGCGACCGCCTGCTTGGCCTCGATCCGGGGGCGGACCCGAACCACACCATCCTCCATGATCACCTCCACGGTGTCGTGGACCTGCCAGGACAGGTTACCCTTGGGACCCTTGACGGCGATGTCCTGCCCCTGAAGCTTGATTTCCACCCCCTGGGGGACGGGGATCGGCTTGTTCGCTATTCTCGACATTGCTTCCTAACCCTCACATCAGGCGACGACACAGATGACTTCACCACCGAATCCCTGCTTGCGTGCGGCTTTATCGGTCATCACCCCTTTCGAGGTGGAAACGATGGCGATTCCCAAACCGCCCCGGACCTTCGGCAACGTTTCCTTGCCGCGATAGATCCGCCGGCTGGGCTTGCTTACCCGCTGGATGTGCTCGATGACGGGACGGCCTTCGAAATACTTGAGACGGATGGTGAGAAAGGCCTTGTTGCCTTCCCGCTCGACGTCGAATCCTTCGATGTAACCTTCATCCTGCAACACCTGGCAGATGGCTTCCTTCTGCTTGGAGGAAGGCATGGAGACGGTTTCCATCCCCGCCTGCTGGGCGTTACGGATGCGGGTCAGCATATCGGCGATAGGATCACTCATGCTCATAGCGCCACCCCTTTACCAGCTCGCCTTGGTGATACCCGGAACGTCACCGCGCATGGCCAGCTCGCGCAGCTTGTTGCGCCCCAGGCCGAACTTGCGGTAGACCGCATGGGGCCGCCCGGTCAACTGACAGCGGTTCTGGACCCGAACCGGACAGGAATCGCGCGGCAGTTCCTGCAGCTTGCGCTGGGCTTCCATTTTGGCCTCGAAGGAGGCTTCGGGATCTTTCAGAATCGCCCGCAGCGCGGCCCGCTTGGCGGCATACTTGGCCACCAGCTTCTGGCGCCGCACTTCGCGTGCGATCATCGACTTCTTCGCCATATCCTAACCTAGCTCCTGAATGGGAAATTGAATGATTCTAACAGAGCCCGCCCCTCTTCGTCATCACGCGCGCTGGTGGTAATGGTGATGTCCATTCCCCGGATGGCATCGATCTTCTCGTAATCGATTTCGGGGAAGATGATCTGTTCCTTCACCCCCATCGTGTAATTGCCGCGGCCGTCGAAAGCTTTGGGACTCAGACCGCGGAAGTCGCGGATGCGCGGAATCGCCACGTTGATCAGACGATCGAGGAATTCGTACATGCGTTCGCGCCGCAGCGTCACCTTGCAGCCGATGGGCATGCCTTCGCGAATCTTGAAGCCGGCGATGGACTTGCGCGCCCGGGTCACCACCCCTTTCTGACCGGCAATCAGCGCCAGGTCTTCCATGGCATGTTCCAGGACCTTCTTGTCCGCCACCGCTTCACCCAGCCCCATGTTGATGGTGATCTTGGTGATCTTGGGCACCTGCATGACGGACTTGTAATTGAAGCGTTTCATCAGTTCCGGCACGATCCGCTCTTTGTATTCGGTTTCCAATCTTGGTTTAGCCATACCACCGCCCGCTTAAACGTCAATCACTTCGTTCGTGGATTTGAAATACCGCACCTTGCGGCCGTCTTCCAGAACCCGGAATCCGACCCGGTCGGCCTTTTCGGTCTGCGGATTGTAGATCGCCACATTGGAAACGTGGAGGGGCATCTCCTTCTCGATGATGCCACCGGGAATCCCTCGTGCCGGGTTCGGCTTCTGGTGTTTCTTGGCGATATTGATGCCTTCGACGATCACCCGATCGTCGGCCAGCACCTGTTTGACCGTACCGCGTTTGCCCCGGTCCTTACCGGCCAGGACAATCACTTCATCGCCTTTCTTGATCTTGCGCATTTCCCTTAACCTACCTGCTTTAAAGCACTTCCGGCGCCAGCGAGATGATCTTCATGAACCGCTCGCTACGCAATTCGCGGGTCACCGGGCCGAAGATGCGGGTTCCGATGGGCTGCATCTGGTTGTTCAACAACACGGCCGCGTTGGTATCGAAGCGGATGACAGAACCGTCCGGACGGCGCACGCCTTTCTTGGTCCGTACCACCACGGCGTTGTAGACATCGCCCTTCTTGACCCGGCCCCGTGGAATCGCGTCCTTGACGCTGACCTTGATGATGTCGCCGATGTTAGCGTAGCGCCGGTGCGATCCGCCCAGCACCTTGATGCACTGGACTTTTTTGGCACCGCTGTTGTCCGCCACCTCGAGCTTCGTCTGCATCTGGATCATGACGGTTCTCCTTTATTTGGCTCGTTCCAGAATCTTCACCAGCGTCCATGCCTTGCGCTTGGACAGGGGACGGGATGAAGTGATGGCGACCACATCACCTTCCTGGCACGCGTTGTCCTCATCGTGGGCGAGCAGCTTGGTCGAACGCTTGATGTACTTGCCGTACAAAGGATGCTTGACCAAGCGATCCACCCGCACCGTGATGGTCTTGTCCATCTTGTTGCTGACCACGGTGCCGGTCAGCGTCCGAATCTTTTTCTCGCTCATGCTTCCGCTCTCGCCATTTCGCCCAATATCGTCTTCACCCGCGCGATGTCGCGGCGGACCTTACGCAACAGGTCGGGCTTGGTCAAAGCCCCCGTGCCTTTCTGCATCCGCAGGTTGAACTGCTCCTTGTGCAGCTCGACCAGCAGGTTTTCGAGTTCTTCCTTCGTCTTCTGCCGCAGTTCGCTCGCCTTCATCACATCACCGTCCGTACCGTAAACGTGGTTTTCACCGGCAGCTTGGCGGCCGCCAGACGGAACGCTTCCCGGGCCACATCCTCGGGAATCCCCTCGATTTCGTACAGCACTGTTCCCGGCTTGACCTCGGCCACCCAGTACTCGACGCTGCCCTTGCCCTTACCCATACGCACTTCGAGCGGTTTCTTGGTGATGGGCTTGTCCGGGAAGATGCGAATCCACAGCTTGCCGCCGCGGCGTACGTGACGGGTGATCGCCCGGCGGGCCGCCTCGATCTGGCGGGCGGTGATCCGGCCCCGGCCCACCGCCTTGAGACCGAACTCGCCGAAGCTGACCTTGTTTCCGCGCAGCGCCAGGCCGGTGTTGCGGCCTTTCTGTTGTTTGCGATATTTGGTTCGTTTAGGCTGAAGCATGCCGCTCTCCTGTACTCCTTATTTTCCTTCGGACCAGCCGGTGTCTTCGAACACTTCGCCCTTGAAGATCCAGACTTTCACCCCCAGCACGCCGTAAGTGGTGCGCGCCTCGGCGAAACCGTAGTCAATGTCGGCACGCAGGGTGTGCAGCGGCACCCGCCCTTCGCGGTACCATTCGCTGCGGGCGATTTCGGCGCCGTTCAGGCGGCCGGCGACGTTGATCTTGATCCCTTCGGCACCGCGGCGCATGGTGTTCTGCACCGCCCGCTTCATCGCCCGGCGGAACATGATGCGCTTCTCCAGCTGCTGGGCGACGCCTTCAGCCACCAGCTGGGCGTCGAGCTCCGGCTTGCGGATCTCTTCGACGTTGATCTGCAGCGGAATCTGCAGTTTGGCGCCCACTTCACGGCGCAGGCGGTCGATGTCCTCGCCCTTTTTTCCGATCACCAGGCCGGGGCGGGCGGTGTGAATGGTGATCTGGGCGTTGTTGGCCGCGCGGCTGATGTGAATCCGGCTGACGGAAGCATGCGCCAGTTTCTTCTTGATGAAATCGCGCACTTCCACATCCTGGAGCAGCAGGCGGGAATA comes from Methylomarinovum caldicuralii and encodes:
- the rplR gene encoding 50S ribosomal protein L18 codes for the protein MDKKASRMRRAAKARARIRRLGIHRLTVHRTPKHIYAQITTADGSKVLAAAATVQADIRSQVKSPGNIEAAKLVGAAIAAKAKEAGIEEVAFDRSGFKYHGRVKALADAAREGGLRF
- the rplF gene encoding 50S ribosomal protein L6 is translated as MSRIANKPIPVPQGVEIKLQGQDIAVKGPKGNLSWQVHDTVEVIMEDGVVRVRPRIEAKQAVAMAGTMRALINNMVTGVSQGFEKKLLLQGVGYRAQVQGRKLNLTLGFSHPVVYEVPEGITIETPSQTEIVVKGADKQKVGQVAAEIRAFRPPEPYKGKGIRYADEHVVRKEAKKK
- the rpsH gene encoding 30S ribosomal protein S8, translated to MSMSDPIADMLTRIRNAQQAGMETVSMPSSKQKEAICQVLQDEGYIEGFDVEREGNKAFLTIRLKYFEGRPVIEHIQRVSKPSRRIYRGKETLPKVRGGLGIAIVSTSKGVMTDKAARKQGFGGEVICVVA
- the rpsN gene encoding 30S ribosomal protein S14 yields the protein MAKKSMIAREVRRQKLVAKYAAKRAALRAILKDPEASFEAKMEAQRKLQELPRDSCPVRVQNRCQLTGRPHAVYRKFGLGRNKLRELAMRGDVPGITKASW
- the rplE gene encoding 50S ribosomal protein L5 → MAKPRLETEYKERIVPELMKRFNYKSVMQVPKITKITINMGLGEAVADKKVLEHAMEDLALIAGQKGVVTRARKSIAGFKIREGMPIGCKVTLRRERMYEFLDRLINVAIPRIRDFRGLSPKAFDGRGNYTMGVKEQIIFPEIDYEKIDAIRGMDITITTSARDDEEGRALLESFNFPFRS
- the rplX gene encoding 50S ribosomal protein L24; this translates as MRKIKKGDEVIVLAGKDRGKRGTVKQVLADDRVIVEGINIAKKHQKPNPARGIPGGIIEKEMPLHVSNVAIYNPQTEKADRVGFRVLEDGRKVRYFKSTNEVIDV
- the rplN gene encoding 50S ribosomal protein L14, whose product is MIQMQTKLEVADNSGAKKVQCIKVLGGSHRRYANIGDIIKVSVKDAIPRGRVKKGDVYNAVVVRTKKGVRRPDGSVIRFDTNAAVLLNNQMQPIGTRIFGPVTRELRSERFMKIISLAPEVL
- the rpsQ gene encoding 30S ribosomal protein S17, encoding MSEKKIRTLTGTVVSNKMDKTITVRVDRLVKHPLYGKYIKRSTKLLAHDEDNACQEGDVVAITSSRPLSKRKAWTLVKILERAK
- the rpmC gene encoding 50S ribosomal protein L29 — protein: MKASELRQKTKEELENLLVELHKEQFNLRMQKGTGALTKPDLLRKVRRDIARVKTILGEMARAEA
- the rplP gene encoding 50S ribosomal protein L16, producing the protein MLQPKRTKYRKQQKGRNTGLALRGNKVSFGEFGLKAVGRGRITARQIEAARRAITRHVRRGGKLWIRIFPDKPITKKPLEVRMGKGKGSVEYWVAEVKPGTVLYEIEGIPEDVAREAFRLAAAKLPVKTTFTVRTVM
- the rpsC gene encoding 30S ribosomal protein S3 encodes the protein MGQKVHPIGIRLGYIKDWNSRWYAGNKDYSRLLLQDVEVRDFIKKKLAHASVSRIHISRAANNAQITIHTARPGLVIGKKGEDIDRLRREVGAKLQIPLQINVEEIRKPELDAQLVAEGVAQQLEKRIMFRRAMKRAVQNTMRRGAEGIKINVAGRLNGAEIARSEWYREGRVPLHTLRADIDYGFAEARTTYGVLGVKVWIFKGEVFEDTGWSEGK